One window of Pelobates fuscus isolate aPelFus1 chromosome 9, aPelFus1.pri, whole genome shotgun sequence genomic DNA carries:
- the LOC134572665 gene encoding SH2/SH3 adapter protein NCK1-like, with the protein MTTEEVVVVAKFDYVAQQDQELDIKKNERLWLLDDSKSWWRVRNSVNKTGFVPSNYVERKNSARKASIVKNLKDTLGIGKVKRKTNMPDSSSTADDSFPDTERLYDLNMPAYVKFTYTAERDDELSLVKGTKVIVMEKCSDGWWRGSYNGRMGWFPSNYVTEENDSPSGDQVGSLTEKLAAVVNNLNNGRSLHVVQALYPFSSSNEEELNFEKGEVMDVIEKPENDPEWWKCRKSNGLVGLVPKNYVTIMQNFQSSSGYEPLPPRCDYVGPSASGRFAGNQWYYGKVTRHQAEMALNERGNEGDFLIRDSESSPNDFSVSLKAQGKNKHFKVQMKDSVYCIGQRKFTTLEELVEHYKKAPIFTSEQGEKLSNQAFVLRMQSGNEGRISRIGAFTERLKRRRLEATERTKGIFWPSSNPPVSLFPSPSRHIFPFLEFNSSILFLFATTLSVQFLHPLFFYIMPYYCNISDSV; encoded by the coding sequence ATGACGACAGAAGAGGTGGTCGTTGTTGCAAAGTTTGACTACGTTGCACAGCAAGACCAGGAGTTGGATatcaaaaaaaatgaaaggctTTGGCTCCTAGACGATTCAAAATCATGGTGGCGTGTTCGCAATTCTGTGAACAAAACTGGATTTGTACCATCTAACTATGTTGAAAGGAAGAACAGTGCTCGTAAAGCATCAATTGTAAAAAATCTAAAGGACACATTGGGTATTGGAAAAGTGAAACGGAAAACAAACATGCCAGATTCTTCATCAACAGCTGATGATAGCTTCCCAGACACCGAGCGGTTATATGACTTGAACATGCCAGCATATGTTAAATTTACTTACACCGCAGAGAGGGATGATGAGCTGTCTTTGGTAAAAGGCACAAAAGTCATTGTAATGGAGAAGTGCAGTGATGGCTGGTGGCGAGGAAGCTACAATGGACGCATGGGCTGGTTTCCTTCAAACTACGTGACCGAAGAAAATGATAGTCCCTCTGGTGACCAAGTGGGCTCCTTAACAGAGAAATTGGCCGCAGTTGTTAATAACCTTAACAATGGTCGTTCGCTTCATGTAGTTCAGGCTCTTTACCCATTTAGCTCATCCAATGAGGAGGAACTTAATTTTGAGAAGGGAGAAGTAATGGATGTTATTGAGAAGCCAGAAAATGATCCAGAATGGTGGAAGTGTCGGAAGAGCAATGGTCTTGTAGGTCTGGTGCCGAAGAACTACGTTACTATCATGCAGAACTTTCAATCCAGTTCAGGTTATGAGCCTTTACCACCTCGCTGTGATTATGTTGGACCCTCTGCATCTGGAAGATTTGCTGGCAACCAGTGGTATTATGGAAAGGTGACACGACATCAAGCAGAAATGGCACTAAATGAACGTGGAAATGAGGGAGACTTTCTTATTAGAGACAGTGAGTCTTCACCAAATGACTTTTCGGTGTCGCTGAAAGCCCAAGGAAAAAACAAGCATTTCAAAGTGCAGATGAAAGACAGTGTGTACTGTATTGGCCAGCGCAAATTTACTACATTGGAGGAATTGGTAGAACATTACAAAAAGGCCCCTATATTTACCAGTGAGCAGGGTGAGAAACTATCTAATCAAGCCTTTGTCTTGAGGATGCAAAGTGGAAACGAGGGAAGGATTTCCAGGATTGGTGCATTCACTGAACGACTGAAAAGACGACGGCTGGAAGCCACGGAACGTACCAAAGGCATCTTTTGGCCCAGTAGCAATCCTCCTGTATCACTATTCCCAAGTCCCAGCCGACATATTTTCCCCTTTTTAGAATTTAATTcttctatattatttttatttgccacCACACTTTCTGTGCAGTTTCtccaccccctttttttctaCATTATGCCTTATTATTGCAACATATCAGATTCGGTGTAG